The Streptomyces sp. ALI-76-A nucleotide sequence GCTGGGCATCGGCGACCTGGGCGGCGGCCTCGCCGGCGAGCTGTTCCTGCGGCCCGAGCTGGGGGCGGCGCTCGGACTGGCGGTGCTGTGGGGGCTGGTCACCGGCTTCCTCGGCGCCCTGCTGGCCCGACCGGTCCGGCGGCGGGGCGTGGCCGGGCAGGACGGAGCACCGTGACGGCGGGCCCCGCGGGTCGGGGGTCATGGTGGACGGCTCGCACGGGTCCGTGAGTCAAGCGGACCCGTGTACGGGTCGCCGACGGCCGGCGCCTCGCGCCACACCGCGGTGCCGTTGCGGCCTCGGACAGGGCGGACGCAGGACCTATCCCGTCCCGAAGACCGGCTCGGCCCACCGTGGCGGGGGCTTCGGCCGACCGTGCTCCGGCTCCACGGCACCGAGGTCGACGGCCGTCGGCGGGCGGCCGCCCGCCGGTGCGCCGCGCAGCGCGCGGACGAACGCGAGGCAGGAGTCGAACCGGTCGTCGGGGCTCTTGGCCAGCGCCTTGACGAACACGGCGTCCAGGTGCGGGGCGAGGCCGGGTCGCGTCTCGGTCAGCGGGGGCGGCTCGTCGTACTGGTGGGCCCACAGCAGGGCCATGTCGTCGTCGCGGCGGAAGGGCGGGCGGCCCGCCAGGGTCTCGTAGACGACGCAGGCGAAGCCGTAGACGTCGCAGCGGCCGTCGACGGGGCGGCCGGAGATCTGTTCGGGGGCGACGTAGTCGAGGGTGCCGACGAACTGGCCGACCGTGGTGAAGCCGGTCAGGGACAGGGACTTCTTCGTCAGACCGAAGTCGGTGAGGTAGACGTGCTCGGGGTGGTCGCTGTCGGTGCCCCGGGCGACCAGGATGTTGCCGGGTTTCACGTCCCGGTGGACCAGCCCGTGCTCGTGGGCCGCGTCCAGCGCGGACCCGACCTGGGCGGCGATCCGGACCGCGGTCGCGAGCGGCAGGGGCCCGTCACGGTCCAGCAGATGGCGCAGGTCGCTGCCGGGGACGTAGCGCATGGCGATGTACAGGACGCCGTCCGTCTCGCCGGC carries:
- a CDS encoding serine/threonine-protein kinase, which produces MARETSLFSGRPSELVGQQIASYRIEQEIGRGGMAVVYRARDLRLDRTVALKLLAPELARNDTFRRRFTHESHVAAAIDHPHIVPVFEAGETDGVLYIAMRYVPGSDLRHLLDRDGPLPLATAVRIAAQVGSALDAAHEHGLVHRDVKPGNILVARGTDSDHPEHVYLTDFGLTKKSLSLTGFTTVGQFVGTLDYVAPEQISGRPVDGRCDVYGFACVVYETLAGRPPFRRDDDMALLWAHQYDEPPPLTETRPGLAPHLDAVFVKALAKSPDDRFDSCLAFVRALRGAPAGGRPPTAVDLGAVEPEHGRPKPPPRWAEPVFGTG